The window TGCGACAGTTTCGTAAATCACACGTGAAGATGACGGTACCTCTCTTCCCACGCTTGAGTCTGGGATCTTTTCTAAGTTGAAATGAATGAGGGCCTGTAAAACTCACATTACTTTGGCAAAACAAGTTTCTCTTCATCAATGGCATGTGTATTATCATGCAGGATTTGAATGCCACTCCTTATATACAATAAACATAGAGGAGAATGGGAGAGTAGAATGGCCAAAGTAGTTCTCAAATAACCAAGACGATGTACAGACATCTATCTCTGAACACAGTGTCAAACCTTGGAGTGGATGGGCTAAAGCAGCAACAGAAGAACATGCTTGGGTTCCACTCCTGTCAGCAAAGAACAGGAAGATGAGATGACAGTGGGCATGATATCACCGAAACTttacatttgaaggaaaatgTTGCCCGGTCTGAAGAATTTCATTTCTGTGTCCCCATGCAGAAGGCTAGAGTCAGAATTTTTAGTAAACTGCATTAATCCGTAGATCCATTTTGCcttgtgttttgtctttttttttggcaaatacATTAAACTCAAAATACAAGTGTAGGGAGGTGGTGACAGTCTGTAATCATAAGTGTACAAAAAGAGCAATTATACtttggatagtgaaaaggctaccagatgaactgataaacaaaagatccaaaAGGCCTAACACAGTGAGTTGTTTTTGGGTATAATACAACACATTTTGGCCTAGTGAATAGGCAATGAAAACAtgagtgtataggtccagactcgtagtttGAGCACATGCATAGTTTGACCataagtgacatgaataagctatagaaaaaccaagaggagttttgggaaaaatttCATTTTCATCAAGTAAAAACTATTTAATATCACAGTAAATGATATACCAGTATATCTCGACACACCTAATTTGAATGTCACAGTGTACCCAAGCGCTGTTGCTGACCATGTGCATCTCTTTATGTCCGGTGTTCCTGTTTTTAAATGGACACTTCCAGGAccatgcaccatgtcacaaagcacaCACGTCAAGCTGGTTCAACATCAAATTGACTTCACAAAATGACTTCACAACAGTCCCAGATTTCAGGCCATTAGAACAACTTTGGGATAAGCTGAAACGGGGGGTTCGCAGCATGAATGGGTGGTTGAAAAATCTGCAGGTACTGCGTGATGCTATTGATTCAGCACGGAACAAAATCACTAAGTAACATTTCCAGCACCTTGTTAAATCTATGATGTGAAGAGTTCAGGCTGTTCTGGCAGATCGGTGTACCTAATAAATTGGCCACTGGGAATGTACACATACACCTACATTTATGGGCATATTGCAATCTCTAAATCCACTATATTTTACTATTTCTAAATGTCAGATGCTAAGTttgtaatataataatatggCTACATAATGGATATGGTGTGCTTGTATTTACAGAAGGCCATCAAAGAAAAGGACATTCCCATTGATGGTGTAGAATTCATGGGGCCCAATAAAGACAAACCCTGACAGCTGACAAGGAGATGGATCTCATCGACAACTTTGCCTTGTTTACCAGGGAAGCTGTGGATCATGTGCAGGGTCTCCACCATTTTAGCTTGGATCTGGGGGTTTTTGAGGTCACTGTCCGTCTGGTCCGGAGACTTATGAGCATTCATACAAAGAATCCCAAGTACTGAATGACAAAGGGGATAATCATCTGTATGTTGGCCATTGATTACAGGTGGAACTGTGGATTAGACAAACATCCATGATCACAAGATGCATGTAATGTGATTATGTCATATAGTAGATCATTGATAAGGATTATGATGCTTTGGAAATAGATTTTCATTTATGTTGTTCATGAATTCAGTATTTTGTGTCAATGTCTATTATAAGAGTTCTCTGGTTAAATTTACCTTCACAAGACCATGTGGAAGCATTGGGCTCAAAGAGAAAGCTGAACATCTTGTGAGTACATTCATTTAGTTTACACAGTGTGAGATTACAGTGGGTATGGAAAGTCACTCTCAACTTGTCACCTTTGATtaccttacagcctgaaatgaaaatgcataAAATCTGACTTTTCCCGTCTTTATTTACACAGAATAAGACATAAGTGAATTGTTTTTCTAAAAACTATAAATGATAGAGTTAAAACAGTAGAATACCCTATTTGGATAACACCCCCCTGAGTTAACACTTGGTAGAACCACCTTCTGTttcaattacagccatgagtctcgAACTTTGCACACCTAGACGTTTGCTAAATTTGCCCATTTTTACTTGCAGAATTGTTCAAGCTTAATCAAACTGAACAGAGACCGCTTATGGATGGCATGCTtaaagtcattccacagattctcaatgagATTTAGGTcggggctctgactaggccacacAAGGACATTCACCATCTTGTTTTTCAGCCACTGTACGGTTGCTTTGgcggtgtgctttgggtcattgtcatgttgaacttcctGGCAGAGAGCTGCAGGTTATTCTCAAGAATCAGTCAGTATTTTTGCACTTTCCATTTTTCATTCTATCCTGTCTTGTGCTCCACTCCCTGCTGAAGtgaaacacaaccacaacagGAGTCTGCGACCTTCATGCTTTACTCAAGGCACAGAGATATTTGGAAGGAAAGATGTATTGGGTTTCTGCAAGACGTGGTTATTGGCTTCTTGGTAGCCTCTGATCAGTATCCTGCTTGCCCAGTCATCCAGTTTGGTGGGACAGCCTGATCTATTCAAGGTCTGTGTGGTGCCATATGACTTCAAtttcttaataataaaaatctttATATCCATCTCCAACTTGTGCCTTTCCACAACTTTATCAACCAAGGTGGTTGGTTGTACCTCGACATGTTTGCAATTGCAATTCTAAGGCTGAAGATAAATCTAAAAGCTGCCATGCGCCTCCGCTGCTCCGAAGGGGACGCTGGCCCAAAATGTCACTAATGTTCAAGTCACCCCCACAAATACTAGAGACACACAGGTAGGATACCTGATAATTGGGTTAATGAAAATCTAAATTGCTCTATAAGAGATATAGCAGCTTCTATAGCTACTACTAGTAAGTGTTGTAGGAGCTGGTTATGTAactgtttgtgtatttgatgaCGACGTAGCTTTATAataccaaatgaaatgttttcccgcTTAGTAGTATTCCACAACAATGATacaaattattcattttttgcTATAGAAAAGATTGTACAGTAGGAACAATTGGGGAACCAGCAGGAAAGTGTACCAGACATgccttttctgattggctgttgcccACCGCTGGCAAGCCAAATTTGTCCCACATTTGCATAATATAGCCCATGGCTCTATTTTTCAGCACCTGCTTTGCTTGCTTTGTGCTGCTCGGTATCCCACAGTGCCCTGCGCACATGTGAATCTATTGAAAATGCATTGGATGGGAGAATTTCTTCTAGCCACGTAGCCTAGTGGATACCCACCATGGTGCATTCACTTATCCAAGTAGAgaattttactgttttaattagTTTATTTGGCAAAATAATTACCTGGATATTGTTtactttgtaaataaaaaaatgtatgggttTTAATTTCAGgctaaggcaacaaaaggtgaacattttgaaggtGGGTGGTGACTATATACCCACGGTAGATGTTTTGACCATTTCACTTATAGCAACACTGTCTGACATCAGATGTTTTTCCCctgaaatttacattttagatttacatgtacagtgacaaagtaaataatttattttcagctCATCTAAATAAAGCTAATCTAAAATCTCGAGTGCAGGTGTTGTCGTTTGAgtgttttaattgaaaaacaaaatctccTTGCATGCAGCCACCAAAGGTTACAAAAACATTGGAAAGGAAATCAGAGGCATGTTAAAAAGTtccaacatttatttaaaatgaaataaggATGTTCACAGGTTTACCAGCCAATTACAATCAGAATCTATTTCCAAACATTCAGTCACATAcaggtccacacacacacacaattacttaaaaaaataaaagtaaaaaaaaaaagcaggcagatgttcacatttttgtgagtatcacacttctcagggCAGTGTTGATTACAAACAATGTTGACATGTAGCAAGACCAGTAAATTGGCAAATGGTCTCACCAGATATCAGAACTTAGCTGATTAGTGACTGGACACGGGGTTCTGAAACTTACATCAAGCAACAGGAATAAATCAAGAACACTGAAGGCCAACAGAAGGGCAGGGGCGCATGTATTCATGGAATGTACATAGCAAGCAGAACGGTGACAATGATGTGCCCATCAGGGAGATCTGGGATAAACAACATTATTCATCTGCCCCTAATCATCGGTGCCTTGTGAATGGCTGGCTGATCTACCGATAGTGGCGTGGGGGCGGGCTGTGGTGGGGTACTGGGTGTCTCCTTGCTGGGGGGCTGTGGCGGGACACAGTGCGCCGTAGGGGGGACTGGTAACGTTGTGGAGGTGACCCTCTGCTTTGGTAAGGTGGCGAGTAGCCACGCCCGCGTGGGGATCTGGAGCGGGACCGCGAACGGCCGTAACTGGCACCTCGTTCTCCGTAGACACGGATGTTGGCAGTCTCCCCCTGAGGCGACACGCAGAGCAAACGACCAGATTATCCTGTTGTAACCATCTAAAGCAGTTGTTCTCAAACCTCATGTACACCCCCAGCTGTTCCATGTAGATTCAATCCAGAACTAGAATCTCCTAATTATCCAGCCCTTGACTACAGGTGAGATGGTACAGGGCTATAAGACATGTCACAGAGGAGGTTTGAGAAGCCCAAATGAGTTCCTGGCTGCCAGGTTTTTCCTGTGGAGAGTTGCACACACCTGATGGGAACGGAACTCAGTCCTGTCCAGTCTGCGCAGGGCGTACTCCATGTCCTCCCGACGGACAAACTCCACCACCCCTTCCCCATCCCGCTGCACGTCGGCGAAACATACATCCCCCGCCTCACGCATGTGGTCTTTGAGATCCTGCCAGCTCCCTGTTGGGGGCAATCCTGGGAGGGGAGACAGACCATTGTCATTTCTCTAGGAGCTGCAGGCTGGATAATGCTTatcagggagggaaagaaatgtgatgaaaCAGCTATGCCTTTTCAAGTATTTAGTGTGGATCTTTTTCAGGTGGTATGTACCCATTTCACATTTACCTTTACATTTCATGCAAAACTTCCATAAAAACTTTATGTAAACCATCTCTACTAATAGTTTCCCTTGATCTGAATGATGACTGCCAGTTGTGTTGAAACCAGAGAAGGTCTATATTAGGACATACTGTACAACAGAAATACAATCGAGGAATACCTCAAGCAAtgggtaaaacaaaaatgaatgataAAACATACACCTACCAGTCACTATGGCCGGTGTTTGGGTTTATGCAGTCAACATGATCAGTTTGAGTTTTTACTGTTTTGTTCGTGTTTGTTTTGGGCAGCTGCCTTGACCTCCACTTAGTCCCCTTGACCTCCAGTCCgccaagagagagacaaaaacaacagtgcCTACGACTCA is drawn from Esox lucius isolate fEsoLuc1 chromosome 14, fEsoLuc1.pri, whole genome shotgun sequence and contains these coding sequences:
- the srsf9 gene encoding serine/arginine-rich splicing factor 9, which codes for MTDGRIYVGNLPMDVQERDIEDLFFKYGKIRDIELKNNRGTIPFAFVRFEDPRDAEDAVYGRNGYGFGDSKLRVEYPRSSGAKFSGPMGGGERGGGPRGRFGPPTRRSEFRVIVTGLPPTGSWQDLKDHMREAGDVCFADVQRDGEGVVEFVRREDMEYALRRLDRTEFRSHQGETANIRVYGERGASYGRSRSRSRSPRGRGYSPPYQSRGSPPQRYQSPLRRTVSRHSPPARRHPVPHHSPPPRHYR